One genomic segment of Chitinophaga sancti includes these proteins:
- the mce gene encoding methylmalonyl-CoA epimerase — MLKVEHIGIAVQSLQRSIPLFEALLNTSCYKQEQVDSEAVRTAFFQKGETKVELLEPTNPESVIARFLEKKGEGMHHIAFDVADIHAEMARLAAAGFTLLHPVPKQGADNKLVCFLHPRDTSGVLVELCQEIF, encoded by the coding sequence ATGCTGAAAGTCGAACATATAGGTATTGCTGTACAATCATTACAAAGATCTATTCCCCTGTTTGAGGCGCTGCTCAACACTTCCTGCTACAAACAGGAGCAGGTAGATAGCGAGGCCGTCAGGACTGCTTTCTTTCAAAAAGGCGAAACCAAAGTAGAATTACTTGAACCAACAAACCCCGAAAGTGTGATTGCGCGGTTTTTGGAAAAAAAAGGAGAAGGTATGCACCACATCGCCTTCGATGTAGCTGATATTCATGCAGAAATGGCTCGCCTCGCTGCAGCAGGCTTTACGTTACTACATCCAGTACCAAAGCAGGGAGCGGACAATAAATTAGTTTGTTTTTTACACCCCAGAGATACCAGTGGCGTACTTGTAGAACTCTGTCAGGAAATATTTTAA
- a CDS encoding DUF4157 domain-containing protein has translation MEKLVCHIKEDSWIARLAARRMNSQNMAMVIGKTIHLHGVTRKEFLRHPWWVRHEVCHIMQYQELGLLRFLWHYLWECKKVGYYANRFEVAARAAEKNTAIVNLVVFS, from the coding sequence ATGGAAAAACTTGTCTGCCATATCAAAGAGGATTCCTGGATAGCTCGTCTGGCTGCCCGCCGGATGAATAGCCAGAATATGGCCATGGTGATTGGAAAAACCATCCATCTCCATGGTGTAACCCGCAAGGAATTTTTGCGACACCCATGGTGGGTGCGCCACGAAGTATGCCACATTATGCAATATCAGGAGCTGGGGTTGCTCCGTTTTCTCTGGCATTATCTCTGGGAATGCAAAAAAGTAGGGTACTATGCCAACCGTTTTGAGGTGGCGGCCCGGGCCGCAGAGAAGAATACTGCGATCGTGAATCTGGTGGTGTTTAGTTAA
- a CDS encoding YceI family protein, which yields MKHCIVLLTTMLLLQLRASCQDVYSCKNTTLSFFSATPMEDIDAVTNKAVSAINEKTGAVYFKVAINTFKFKKTLMEEHFNENYLESDKYPTAEFKGKILEIPDLHKDGTYPVTVEGTMNMHGVDKVYREKGTIIVKDGKPTLDAKFNVRLVDHKIKVPTLVVKNIAEVIEVTVKGAYSPAS from the coding sequence ATGAAACATTGCATTGTGCTGTTGACAACCATGCTCTTGTTACAGCTTCGCGCCAGCTGCCAGGATGTTTATTCCTGCAAGAACACAACCCTGTCTTTCTTTTCCGCTACACCCATGGAAGACATTGATGCTGTAACCAACAAAGCCGTATCTGCTATCAATGAAAAAACAGGCGCTGTGTACTTCAAAGTCGCCATCAATACTTTTAAATTTAAAAAGACATTGATGGAAGAGCATTTTAACGAAAATTATCTCGAGAGTGACAAGTATCCAACCGCAGAATTCAAAGGTAAAATTCTCGAAATACCTGACCTGCATAAGGATGGCACCTATCCTGTAACTGTAGAAGGAACAATGAACATGCATGGCGTAGATAAAGTGTATCGCGAAAAAGGCACCATCATCGTCAAAGACGGTAAACCCACCCTCGATGCCAAATTCAATGTCAGGTTGGTAGATCACAAAATCAAAGTACCTACGCTCGTAGTCAAAAACATTGCAGAAGTAATAGAAGTGACTGTAAAAGGAGCCTATTCACCTGCGTCCTGA
- the apaG gene encoding Co2+/Mg2+ efflux protein ApaG, whose product MVKKVTDGITISVETFYQPDYSNPIGSEFMFAYRITIENNNTFPIKLLRRHWYIIDSNGTHREVEGEGVVGVQPLLAPTESYQYVSGSNLRTEIGKMYGTYQMENQLNKKLFEVKIPEFQMIVPFKLN is encoded by the coding sequence ATGGTAAAAAAAGTAACAGACGGAATCACCATCAGCGTGGAGACATTTTATCAACCGGATTATTCAAATCCGATTGGGAGTGAGTTTATGTTCGCCTACCGTATCACTATTGAAAACAATAATACCTTTCCCATAAAGTTATTGCGCCGTCATTGGTACATCATTGACTCCAACGGTACGCATCGCGAAGTAGAAGGAGAAGGCGTAGTAGGTGTACAGCCACTACTAGCTCCTACCGAAAGCTATCAGTACGTATCAGGTTCTAACCTGCGTACAGAGATCGGTAAGATGTATGGTACCTACCAGATGGAGAATCAACTCAACAAGAAGCTGTTCGAGGTTAAAATCCCGGAGTTTCAAATGATTGTGCCCTTTAAGCTAAATTGA
- a CDS encoding DUF5777 family beta-barrel protein — MKQIYLLLLGCSYSLSTFAQDDLANMFQDSAKKHEPVIATFKSTRIIQGNSIETLKKHELDFRVDHRFGDIGGEFGGGKTAFGLDNSSDIRIAFEYGVTDRLMVGLSRSKGSGGLTQLYEGLAKYQLITQTTDDHVPVTVTLFGNAVASGATSSTVKSDAAYFDKFSDRVSYTGQVIIGRKFSRSLSLALLPTLVHRNRVTYMDENDVFAIGGGGRLKFTNRMALLVEYFYPIRSQETKDYFKNRGRELYNPLSVGLEIETGGHVFHINFTNSTAILENQFIPETTTSWLQGQFRWGFNISRRFSL, encoded by the coding sequence ATGAAGCAAATATATCTGTTATTGCTCGGCTGTAGCTACAGCCTGAGCACCTTTGCGCAGGATGACCTGGCAAATATGTTTCAGGATAGCGCTAAGAAGCATGAACCCGTGATTGCGACATTCAAATCAACCCGTATCATTCAGGGCAATTCAATTGAAACCCTCAAAAAACATGAACTGGATTTTCGCGTAGATCACCGATTTGGTGACATCGGCGGGGAATTCGGTGGTGGCAAAACAGCTTTCGGGCTGGATAACTCTTCTGATATCCGTATCGCATTTGAATATGGTGTAACAGATCGCCTCATGGTAGGTCTGTCCCGCTCCAAAGGCTCTGGTGGCCTTACACAACTGTATGAAGGACTGGCTAAGTACCAGCTGATCACACAGACTACTGACGACCATGTACCCGTAACCGTTACTCTATTTGGTAATGCAGTAGCAAGTGGTGCTACATCCAGCACCGTAAAATCGGATGCTGCTTATTTTGATAAGTTCAGTGACCGTGTATCTTATACAGGACAAGTGATCATCGGCCGTAAATTCAGTCGTAGCTTGTCATTGGCACTGTTGCCAACATTGGTACACCGCAACCGGGTGACGTACATGGACGAGAATGATGTATTTGCAATAGGCGGTGGTGGGCGCCTGAAATTCACCAACCGCATGGCATTGCTGGTAGAATATTTCTATCCGATCCGCAGTCAGGAAACGAAAGACTATTTTAAAAACAGGGGGCGCGAATTGTACAATCCACTCTCAGTAGGATTGGAAATCGAGACTGGCGGACACGTATTCCATATCAATTTCACCAACTCAACTGCTATACTGGAAAATCAATTTATACCTGAAACCACTACCTCCTGGTTGCAGGGACAGTTCAGGTGGGGATTCAATATATCCAGAAGATTTTCACTGTAA
- a CDS encoding UDP-N-acetylmuramoyl-tripeptide--D-alanyl-D-alanine ligase: MNIAQLYEVYRNHPSIQTDTRQLKQGDIFFALKGPNFNGNTYAAAALEKGAVLAVIDEEEFNTQPGKMMLTTDVLSTLQQLALHHRKQLNIPFLAITGTNGKTTTKELVSTVLAAEFKTTATIGNLNNHIGVPLTILRIPADAEIAVIEMGANHEHEIEAYCKIALPTHGIITNIGKAHLEGFGSPEGVRRAKGELYDFLRANEGTVFLCNEYSYLVEMGKGIPQVITYGQKDATYTGDPIADTALLSVKVTSDTATGLIPTQLVGAYNFPNVMAAVAVGLYFNIPGETIREAIAGYVPSNNRSQVIKQGSNTVIMDAYNANPSSMKAAIENFAGIEATQKVLLLGGMMELGADSVDEHQALVDLLQRTHWHAVVLVGGDFSKVKHPYIFMENAAAAAEWLKQQEFTDTYILIKGSRSMGMEKVIQ, from the coding sequence ATGAACATAGCGCAGTTATACGAAGTTTACCGTAATCATCCATCTATACAGACTGATACACGCCAGCTCAAACAGGGCGATATTTTCTTCGCGTTGAAAGGTCCCAATTTTAACGGGAATACCTACGCAGCAGCGGCATTGGAAAAGGGAGCTGTACTCGCAGTGATAGATGAAGAAGAATTCAATACACAGCCGGGAAAAATGATGTTGACAACAGATGTGCTGTCTACCTTACAGCAACTTGCTTTACATCACCGGAAACAATTGAATATTCCTTTCCTCGCCATCACCGGTACGAATGGTAAAACTACTACTAAGGAACTGGTAAGCACGGTACTGGCAGCAGAGTTCAAAACAACCGCTACTATTGGCAATCTGAATAATCATATTGGTGTGCCACTCACGATTCTGCGTATTCCTGCGGATGCTGAGATTGCAGTGATTGAAATGGGTGCGAATCACGAACATGAAATAGAAGCGTATTGTAAAATTGCATTGCCTACACATGGCATTATCACTAATATCGGAAAGGCCCACCTGGAAGGGTTTGGTAGCCCGGAAGGCGTGCGTCGTGCAAAGGGTGAACTGTATGATTTCCTGAGAGCAAACGAAGGCACTGTGTTCCTGTGTAATGAATATTCATATCTTGTAGAGATGGGTAAGGGTATTCCACAGGTCATTACCTATGGACAAAAAGATGCTACTTATACAGGTGATCCTATTGCCGACACTGCACTGCTGAGTGTAAAAGTAACAAGTGATACAGCGACCGGATTGATCCCCACACAACTGGTAGGTGCCTATAATTTTCCGAATGTCATGGCAGCTGTAGCTGTTGGTTTATACTTCAATATTCCGGGAGAAACGATACGGGAAGCCATTGCTGGCTATGTACCTTCCAACAACCGTTCGCAGGTGATTAAACAGGGTAGTAATACAGTGATTATGGATGCGTACAATGCGAATCCTTCCAGTATGAAAGCGGCGATTGAAAACTTTGCAGGTATTGAAGCTACACAAAAAGTATTGCTGCTGGGTGGTATGATGGAGTTGGGTGCGGATAGTGTGGATGAGCACCAGGCACTGGTCGATTTATTGCAGCGAACTCATTGGCATGCAGTCGTATTAGTGGGTGGCGATTTCAGTAAAGTAAAACATCCTTACATATTCATGGAAAACGCAGCGGCGGCGGCCGAATGGCTGAAGCAACAGGAGTTTACAGATACGTATATATTGATCAAGGGATCGAGAAGCATGGGAATGGAGAAGGTCATTCAGTAA
- a CDS encoding c-type cytochrome, producing the protein MSRSLLLLLLVLTQCKKSIVRTTLPTPDPDNGGLFLPDSFAAVTVTQGIGPARHLAVNDNGDIYVKLAYNEQLEGRGGTVALRDKNGDGKADVVAYFGDYQDEGGLPAGMSVYNGYLYFSTVKYVLRTKLTPGQLIPEGKTDTIITDTDTALFKHWHSAKPLVFDHDGHMYVPFGAPTDAAQDINTAGPGGMPGGKGLDPAPDLQRHGGIWRFDANKTGQTQDDGELYATGIRSALGLAWSPFDNTLYVAMNGMDNFHNRYPGIFSAWQAAVLPSEPLLKVTPHSNFGWPYAYFDHMQGKNMLAPGYGGDGKITARADSFAIPIFGFPGHWAPMDLLFYEGDQFPERYKNGCFVAFHGSTDRAPYPQAGYIVCFVPFEKGAPTGKWEVFADGFTGTDTVFNTSDARYRPMGLATGPDGSLYIAESNRGKIWRVMYTGNKQSFNAAQLSTMETRKSRTYIKAPDPVLDMVGKGNEMHGRMLYNSYCATCHQRDGKGDNNRYPPLAGSQYLAGDKKQLINIVLNGLKGKITVNGKTFDGVMPAHGAFLDDQSVASIVAYIKDRFNNEEITVTADMVKKERVTPASSSR; encoded by the coding sequence ATGTCTCGTTCCCTTCTCCTGCTATTGCTGGTGCTTACCCAGTGTAAGAAATCTATAGTACGTACTACCTTGCCTACGCCTGACCCGGATAATGGAGGGCTCTTTTTACCAGATAGTTTTGCTGCCGTTACAGTTACACAGGGCATAGGTCCTGCCCGTCACCTGGCTGTGAATGACAATGGGGATATATATGTGAAACTCGCTTACAATGAACAGCTGGAAGGTCGAGGTGGCACAGTGGCATTGCGTGATAAGAATGGAGATGGGAAAGCGGATGTAGTAGCTTACTTTGGTGATTACCAGGATGAAGGAGGATTGCCTGCAGGCATGTCTGTCTATAACGGTTACCTGTATTTCTCGACAGTGAAATATGTATTGCGTACAAAGCTGACTCCCGGCCAACTCATTCCCGAAGGCAAAACCGATACCATCATCACCGATACGGATACCGCGCTCTTCAAACACTGGCACAGCGCCAAGCCACTGGTCTTTGATCATGATGGCCATATGTATGTTCCTTTCGGAGCACCTACCGATGCTGCTCAGGATATCAATACCGCAGGTCCCGGTGGTATGCCGGGCGGCAAAGGATTAGATCCTGCACCAGACCTGCAAAGACATGGTGGCATCTGGCGTTTCGATGCCAATAAAACAGGGCAGACACAAGACGATGGGGAACTATATGCCACTGGTATTCGTAGTGCTTTAGGACTTGCCTGGAGCCCTTTTGACAATACCCTTTATGTAGCGATGAATGGCATGGACAACTTTCATAACCGTTATCCCGGTATCTTCTCTGCCTGGCAGGCAGCAGTATTGCCCTCGGAACCTTTATTGAAAGTAACCCCTCATTCCAATTTCGGCTGGCCTTATGCCTACTTCGATCACATGCAGGGCAAAAACATGCTGGCTCCCGGCTATGGAGGGGATGGAAAGATCACAGCAAGAGCAGATAGCTTTGCTATCCCCATCTTTGGTTTTCCCGGTCACTGGGCGCCAATGGACCTTTTATTCTACGAAGGCGATCAGTTTCCGGAGAGGTACAAAAACGGGTGCTTCGTGGCTTTCCATGGCTCTACAGACAGAGCTCCATATCCACAAGCAGGTTACATCGTATGCTTTGTTCCTTTTGAAAAAGGTGCTCCTACAGGTAAATGGGAAGTATTTGCCGATGGATTTACAGGCACAGACACCGTATTCAATACCAGCGATGCCCGCTATCGCCCCATGGGCCTCGCTACCGGCCCGGATGGTTCGCTGTACATAGCAGAATCCAACAGAGGAAAGATATGGAGAGTGATGTATACCGGGAATAAACAATCATTCAACGCTGCTCAACTCAGTACGATGGAAACCCGAAAATCACGTACTTATATAAAGGCACCAGATCCTGTACTGGATATGGTGGGTAAAGGCAATGAAATGCATGGCAGAATGTTGTACAATTCGTATTGCGCTACCTGCCATCAGCGGGATGGGAAAGGCGATAATAACCGGTACCCACCATTGGCCGGTTCGCAATACCTGGCTGGTGATAAAAAACAATTGATTAATATCGTACTGAATGGATTAAAAGGAAAGATCACGGTGAATGGGAAAACCTTTGATGGGGTGATGCCTGCGCATGGCGCTTTTCTGGATGATCAGTCAGTGGCATCGATCGTGGCATATATCAAGGATCGGTTCAACAATGAAGAGATAACGGTCACTGCTGATATGGTAAAGAAGGAACGGGTTACTCCTGCGTCTTCGTCACGGTAA
- a CDS encoding iron-sulfur cluster assembly scaffold protein, whose translation MSYAERVLDYYNNPRNAGTLDKNSQHVGTGLVHVSEYVDVVRFQIEVNPVTHVIRDARFKTFGCGSAIACSSITTEWIKGKTIEEAFRLDHMEIVEALSLPPSKIHSAILTEDAVKAAINDYRFKNGMEPAVEEYEEPADYYDERD comes from the coding sequence ATGTCTTACGCTGAAAGAGTACTGGATTACTACAACAACCCCAGGAACGCCGGCACGCTGGACAAAAATTCCCAGCATGTAGGTACCGGGTTGGTACACGTCTCGGAATACGTAGATGTTGTAAGGTTTCAAATCGAAGTGAACCCTGTCACACACGTGATCAGAGACGCACGCTTCAAGACCTTTGGCTGTGGGTCAGCAATTGCGTGTTCTTCTATCACTACTGAATGGATTAAGGGGAAAACAATTGAAGAGGCTTTCCGGTTAGATCATATGGAGATCGTGGAAGCTCTGAGTTTACCTCCTTCTAAAATTCATAGTGCGATACTGACGGAAGATGCGGTGAAGGCTGCCATTAATGATTATCGGTTTAAAAATGGAATGGAGCCTGCGGTTGAAGAGTATGAAGAACCAGCTGACTATTACGACGAAAGGGATTGA
- the gldF gene encoding gliding motility-associated ABC transporter permease subunit GldF, with product MLAIFRKEIHQFFSSITGYIAIILFLLANGLLLFVFPDTSLLDYGYANLDPLFELAPVIYLLLIPAITMRSFADEFKSGTMELLSTKPLSWWQIVNGKFLAGLLIVLISLIPTLVYYIAIRRLSAPNTVPDNGGITGSYIGLFLLGAVFTAIGVWASSLTTNSVVAFLTAIFTCFIFYYGFDSLSKLPAFTGSADYYLQMAGIRFHYSSISRGVIDSRDVVYFLSIIALMLYLTRLSLQRRIWD from the coding sequence ATGCTAGCAATATTCAGAAAGGAAATCCATCAGTTTTTCAGCAGCATCACAGGGTATATCGCTATTATCCTATTCCTGCTGGCAAATGGGCTATTGCTATTCGTATTCCCCGACACCAGTCTGCTGGATTACGGATACGCCAACCTGGACCCACTGTTTGAGCTGGCGCCAGTCATTTACCTGTTGCTGATACCTGCTATCACCATGCGCTCTTTTGCCGATGAATTCAAATCCGGCACCATGGAGCTGTTGAGCACCAAACCACTCAGCTGGTGGCAGATTGTGAACGGAAAGTTCCTCGCTGGCCTGCTGATCGTGTTGATCTCTCTGATACCTACTTTGGTGTATTACATCGCCATCCGCAGACTCAGTGCTCCTAATACAGTGCCGGACAACGGTGGCATCACCGGTTCTTATATCGGCCTGTTCCTGCTGGGAGCCGTTTTCACCGCCATCGGTGTCTGGGCTTCCTCTCTGACCACCAATTCTGTGGTCGCCTTCCTCACCGCCATTTTCACCTGTTTTATATTCTATTACGGATTCGACTCACTGAGTAAGTTGCCTGCCTTTACCGGTTCGGCGGACTACTACCTGCAAATGGCAGGGATCCGCTTCCATTATTCCTCTATCAGCAGGGGAGTAATCGATAGCCGGGATGTAGTTTACTTCCTTAGTATCATTGCACTGATGCTCTATCTAACAAGATTGTCATTACAAAGAAGGATCTGGGATTGA
- a CDS encoding IscS subfamily cysteine desulfurase — translation MQLPVYLDNNATTPLDPRVLETMLPFFTQHFGNASSRHHAYGWAAEAAIDLAREQVAALIGADPKEIIFTSGATEADNLALKGVFEMYADKGNHIITTEVEHKAILDTCKHLEKLGASVTYLKVNEEGMIDLKELESAITAKTIIVAVMYANNEIGSINPIREISAIAKRHGVLMMSDITQAAGKVPVNVTKDGIDLAAFSAHKLYGPKGIGALYVRRKSPRVKVTAQMDGGGHERGMRSGTLNVPAIAGFGKACELAMQEMEEEGKRLGAMRDKLENALLQLEETYVNGSRAHRLPHVSNISFRYVEGEALLMGFGKEVALSSGSACTSASPEPSYVLKALGLGDDLAHSSLRFGLGRFTTEEEIDFTINAVTATVNRLREISPLWEMFKEGEDMNAIEWSHQ, via the coding sequence TTGCAACTGCCTGTGTATCTTGATAACAATGCTACTACGCCCCTTGATCCAAGGGTGCTGGAAACGATGCTTCCGTTCTTTACACAGCATTTTGGCAACGCCAGCAGCCGGCATCATGCATATGGCTGGGCTGCAGAAGCTGCGATAGATCTGGCCAGGGAACAGGTAGCTGCCCTTATAGGCGCCGATCCGAAAGAGATCATCTTCACATCCGGCGCTACGGAAGCCGACAACCTCGCCCTGAAAGGTGTATTTGAAATGTACGCTGACAAAGGGAACCATATTATTACGACCGAAGTAGAACATAAAGCCATACTCGATACCTGCAAGCACCTTGAAAAGCTGGGCGCATCTGTGACCTACCTGAAGGTCAATGAGGAAGGTATGATCGACCTGAAAGAACTTGAATCTGCTATTACTGCTAAAACGATTATTGTAGCTGTAATGTACGCCAACAACGAAATTGGGTCTATCAATCCTATCCGGGAGATCAGTGCCATTGCCAAGCGTCATGGCGTACTCATGATGAGCGATATTACCCAGGCTGCAGGCAAGGTGCCCGTGAATGTGACAAAAGACGGTATAGACCTGGCTGCATTTAGTGCACATAAATTATATGGACCTAAAGGCATCGGTGCATTATATGTACGTCGCAAATCACCCAGAGTGAAGGTAACTGCGCAAATGGACGGAGGGGGACATGAACGTGGGATGCGGTCCGGCACCCTGAATGTGCCTGCTATTGCAGGGTTTGGTAAAGCTTGTGAACTGGCCATGCAGGAAATGGAAGAAGAAGGAAAAAGACTGGGGGCCATGCGCGATAAGCTGGAAAATGCGTTATTACAACTGGAAGAAACATATGTAAATGGTAGTCGCGCACACCGCCTGCCACATGTAAGTAACATTTCATTCAGATATGTAGAAGGAGAAGCCCTGCTGATGGGCTTTGGCAAGGAAGTCGCTTTGTCTTCCGGCTCTGCCTGTACATCAGCATCGCCTGAACCCAGCTATGTACTGAAAGCTTTGGGATTGGGAGATGACCTTGCACATTCTTCCCTGCGCTTTGGATTGGGAAGATTCACCACCGAAGAAGAAATAGATTTTACTATTAATGCTGTAACAGCAACCGTGAACAGACTGCGCGAAATCAGCCCCCTGTGGGAAATGTTTAAGGAGGGAGAGGACATGAACGCGATCGAATGGTCGCATCAATGA